The following proteins are co-located in the Hypomesus transpacificus isolate Combined female chromosome 23, fHypTra1, whole genome shotgun sequence genome:
- the LOC124485353 gene encoding calcium-binding mitochondrial carrier protein Aralar1-like, producing the protein MAVKVQETKRADPQELKNVFLKYASVVEEGEHYMTPKDFVQNFLGLHTQPHHNPKTVQLIAGVADTTKDGLISFQEFLAFESVLCVPDALFIVAFQLFDKSGTGDISFENARDIFSQTTVHHHIPFNWDCEFIRLHFGHDRKKHLSYLEFTQFLQELQLEHARQAFGRNDKSKSGSISALDFSDIMATIRHHMLTPFVEENLVSAAGGSTSHMVSFSYFNAFNSLLNNMELIRKIYSTLAGSYKDTLVTKEEFIQAANRFGQITPMEIDILYQLSGLHSHSGRLNLGDIERIAPLEEGSMPYHLAESQRQHTHGEGSRPVWLQAAESAYRFGLGALAGATGATAVYPIDLVKTRMQNQRSTSSFVGELMYKNSFDCAKKVLRYEGFFGFYRGLLPQLIGVAPEKAIKLTMNDFVRDKFTGEDNTIPLFAEVLAGATAGGSQVIFTNPLEIVKIRLQVAGEITTGPRVSALNVVRDLGFFGLYKGAKACFLRDVPFSAIYFPVYAHTKTYLADEEGRLGALQLLTAGAIAGIPAASLVTPADVIKTRLQVAARAGQTSYNGVIDCFRKILQEEGYRALWKGAGARVCRSSPQFGVTLVTYELLQRWFYIDFGGHRPSGSEPTPGSRISDLPPLSADHPGGYRLAAATFAGMENKFGLHLPKFKSSGGVAISQAVPKEEPAPAAS; encoded by the exons TATGCCAGCGTGGTGGAAGAGGGGGAGCATTACATGACCCCCAAAGACTTTGTGCAGAATTTCCTGGGTCTGCACACTCAGCCGCATCACAACCCCAAGACCGTGCAGCTGATCGCCGGGGTCGCTGACACCACCAAAGACGG ATTGATATCTTTCCAGGAGTTTCTGGCCTTTGAGTCAGTTCTGTGCGTCCCGGATGCCTTGTTCATAGTCGCCTTTCAGCTGTTTGACAAAAGTGGAACAGGAGACATCTCGTTTG AGAACGCGCGTGATATCTTCAGCCAGACGACAGTGCACCATCACATCCCCTTTAACTGGGACTGCGAGTTCATCAGGCTACACTTCGGTCATGACAGGAAAAAACACCTAAGCTACCTGGAGTTCACCCAGTTCCTGCAG gagctgcagctggagcacGCCCGCCAGGCCTTCGGCCGCAACGACAAGAGCAAGAGCGGCTCCATCTCGGCCCTGGACTTCAgtgacatcatggccaccatcaGACACCACATGCTCACTCCGTTTGTGGAGGAGAACCTGGTGTCT GCAGCCGGGGGCAGCACCTCTCACATGGTCAGCTTCTCCTACTTCAACGCCTTCAACTCTCTGCTCAACAACATGGAGCTGATCCGCAAGATCTACAGCACGCTGGCCGGCTCCTACAAGGACACGCTTGTCACGAAAG AGGAGTTCATTCAAGCCGCCAACAGGTTTGGCCAGATCACTCCCATGGAGATCGACATTCTGTACCAGCTGTCTGGACTCCACTCTCACTCTGG ACGGCTCAACCTGGGCGACATCGAGAGGATAGctcctctggaggagggctcCATGCCCTATCACCTGGcggagagccagagacag cacaCTCACGGGGAGGGCTCTCGACCCGTCTGGCTCCAGGCGGCAGAGTCAGCCTACAGGTTCGGTCTGGGCGCCTTGGCTGGAG CGACCGGAGCCACGGCCGTGTACCCCATAGACCTGGTGAAGACGCGCATGCAGAACCAGCGCTCCACCAGCTCCTTCGTGGGAGAGCTCATGTACAAGAACAGCTTCGACTGCGCCAAGAAAGTGCTGCGATACGAGGGCTTCTTCGGCTTCTACAGAG GTCTCCTACCCCAGCTCATTGGTGTCGCCCCGGAGAAAGCTATTAAACTCACG ATGAATGACTTTGTGAGAGACAAGTTCACTGGGGAGGATAACACCATCCCGTTGTTTGCGGAGGTGCTAGCTGGTGCGACT GCCGGAGGCTCCCAGGTGATCTTCACTAACCCTCTGGAGATCGTGAAGATCCGTCTGCAGGTGGCTGGAGAGATCACCACGGGCCCCAGGGTCAGCGCCCTCAACGTGGTGCGAGATCTGGGCTTCTTCGGCCTCTACAAG GGGGCCAAGGCTTGCTTCCTGCGGGACGTGCCCTTCTCAGCCATCTACTTCCCGGTGTACGCCCACACCAAGACCTACCTGGCAGACGAGGAGGGCAGGCTGGGAGCGTTGCAGCTGCTCACTGCTGGGGCCATCGCAG GTATTCCAGCGGCTTCTCTGGTGACCCCTGCTGATGTCATCAAGACCAGACTGCAGGTGGCAGCCCGGGCCGGCCAGACCTCGTACAACGGAGTCATCGACTGCTTCAGGAAGatcctgcaggaggaggggtACCGGGCTCTTTGGAAGGGAGCtggag ctcgCGTCTGCAGGTCCTCGCCACAGTTTGGCGTAACCCTGGTGACCTATGAACTCTTGCAGAGATGGTTCTATATCGACTTCGGGGGACA CCGGCCTTCAGGCTCCGAGCCCACTCCCGGGTCCCGGATCTCAGACCTGCCCCCGCTGAGCGCAGACCACCCGGGAGGCTACCGGCTGGCCGCCGCCACCTTCGCCGGCATGGAGAACAAGTTTGGCCTGCACCTGCCCAAGTTTAAGTCCTCCGGAGGGGTGGCAATCAGCCAAGCTGTGCCTAAAGAGGAGCCCGCCCCCGCGGCCTCGTAG